A part of Candidatus Eisenbacteria bacterium genomic DNA contains:
- a CDS encoding T9SS type A sorting domain-containing protein, producing the protein MTLQALDRTPGQSAVRCGAAARHTPSLLARLVAMSLQLLAFVAGPAGAAAISGTVFEDPNYGGGAGRSLAAASGVPRASARVELYDATGAFSTATSTNGSGAFNLSGLGAGTYFVRVVNASVSSSRSGYVAGVHLAVQTHRTDATSGTPVAVTDFVGGTNPAVADPGNAGVGASFNTSTFAFTSGLSGTAQSVTRVALGVADVSQADFGFCFDVIVNTNGAGQGSLRQLLVNSNALLIGGLAQVGRSPGVEHAIWMIPNGTASPGLRAAFNLFGGSIALIAPTTALPAIADPLALDAQTQPGWTSAPIVRLDGSAATGAVDGLSVAASGLGTEIRGLIVTRFSRDGVSIQAGAGGVTVAGCWIGSTGNGSTLVGNADDGIEIAGGTAHIGGIGPYDGNVITNNGDEGINISGGGAVATVILGNIIGLDPNGASGGGNGDVGIAILAGANDTIGGPLPAARNSISRNYEGIEIGTPNNVIIGNYVGTDVTGTLDRGQRSDDGIELINGAVGNRIGGTGAADGNLIAFNALNGVNVAAGSGNAVLGNRIHSNQLLGIDLRNDGVSPNNGTVAAGQPNLSMDSPVFTSAVLSFSTLTLAGYVGSAPGQATFANARVELFRSDLDGTGFGEGRSLLGSLTTNATGQFSGILSVSGLVAGDQVTGTATDGSGNTSEFGADRVVTAGGGPLAITKRAFLPGGTPLNSGMTLPRGTRFQFMLYVSNNGPAVNDVTLRDLLDPAFEYEPGSLRVTMAPSNCLGANCTAAEEATMYALSAAAPSSSDGIDGDVAAFSAGTVHAGNQNVANARLDVPANRACVLLFTVHAR; encoded by the coding sequence ATGACCTTGCAAGCGCTCGATCGGACTCCGGGGCAGTCGGCGGTCAGATGTGGCGCGGCTGCGCGTCACACGCCGTCGCTCCTCGCGCGACTCGTCGCGATGTCGCTGCAACTGCTCGCGTTCGTTGCTGGCCCGGCCGGCGCCGCCGCCATCTCGGGGACGGTGTTCGAAGACCCGAACTACGGCGGAGGGGCTGGTCGCAGCCTCGCCGCCGCTTCCGGCGTTCCGCGCGCGAGCGCACGCGTGGAACTTTACGACGCAACGGGAGCGTTCTCGACCGCGACCAGCACGAACGGCTCGGGTGCCTTCAACCTGTCGGGGCTCGGTGCCGGGACCTATTTCGTGAGAGTCGTCAATGCCTCTGTGAGTTCCTCCCGCTCCGGCTACGTTGCGGGTGTCCATCTGGCGGTTCAAACCCATCGCACGGACGCAACCAGCGGAACACCGGTCGCGGTGACGGATTTCGTCGGTGGCACGAACCCGGCCGTTGCAGACCCCGGCAACGCGGGGGTTGGTGCGTCTTTCAACACGTCGACGTTCGCATTCACGTCCGGCCTGTCAGGAACCGCGCAGTCGGTCACCCGCGTCGCCCTCGGTGTCGCCGACGTAAGTCAGGCGGATTTTGGATTCTGTTTCGACGTGATCGTCAATACCAACGGCGCCGGCCAGGGTTCACTGCGCCAGTTGCTCGTCAATTCGAACGCTTTGCTGATCGGCGGGCTTGCGCAGGTGGGCCGATCACCGGGTGTCGAGCACGCGATCTGGATGATTCCGAACGGGACCGCGAGCCCAGGGCTGCGTGCGGCCTTCAACCTGTTTGGCGGGAGTATCGCGCTCATCGCCCCGACGACCGCACTCCCGGCGATTGCGGATCCGCTGGCGCTCGATGCGCAAACTCAACCGGGCTGGACCAGCGCGCCGATCGTGAGGCTCGATGGGTCCGCGGCGACCGGGGCGGTTGACGGGCTTTCGGTGGCCGCGAGCGGGCTCGGCACCGAGATCCGTGGCCTGATCGTCACGCGCTTCAGCCGCGACGGTGTGTCGATTCAAGCCGGGGCAGGCGGGGTCACGGTTGCGGGCTGTTGGATCGGGTCGACCGGCAATGGCTCGACACTGGTGGGGAATGCCGACGACGGGATCGAGATTGCAGGTGGTACCGCGCACATTGGTGGCATCGGGCCCTACGACGGAAACGTGATCACCAACAACGGGGACGAAGGCATCAACATTTCGGGCGGGGGCGCGGTGGCGACGGTGATCCTGGGCAACATCATCGGCCTTGATCCGAACGGCGCGTCGGGCGGAGGCAACGGCGACGTCGGCATTGCGATCCTGGCCGGGGCGAACGACACGATTGGCGGGCCATTGCCCGCGGCTCGCAACTCGATTTCAAGGAACTACGAGGGCATCGAGATCGGAACGCCGAATAACGTCATCATCGGGAACTATGTTGGAACCGACGTGACCGGAACGCTCGACCGCGGGCAGCGCAGTGACGACGGAATCGAGCTGATTAATGGAGCGGTCGGGAACCGCATCGGTGGCACGGGCGCAGCGGACGGGAATCTGATCGCGTTCAACGCGCTGAACGGCGTCAATGTGGCGGCTGGATCTGGGAACGCTGTGCTCGGCAATCGGATCCATTCAAACCAGCTGCTCGGAATCGACCTCCGCAACGATGGCGTCTCCCCGAACAACGGGACGGTAGCCGCTGGGCAACCGAACCTGTCCATGGACTCACCGGTCTTCACCTCGGCCGTCCTGTCGTTCTCAACCCTGACGCTGGCCGGCTACGTGGGATCGGCTCCGGGGCAGGCGACGTTCGCGAACGCGCGGGTCGAGCTGTTTCGCAGCGATCTCGACGGGACCGGATTCGGTGAGGGCCGCAGTCTGCTTGGGAGCCTGACGACCAATGCAACGGGCCAGTTCTCGGGAATCCTCAGCGTGAGCGGACTGGTGGCCGGGGATCAGGTGACCGGCACCGCAACCGACGGATCAGGCAACACCTCGGAGTTCGGTGCCGACCGCGTCGTGACCGCCGGCGGGGGGCCGCTCGCGATCACGAAGCGTGCGTTCCTGCCTGGCGGTACCCCGCTCAATTCCGGCATGACCCTGCCGCGCGGGACGCGCTTTCAATTCATGCTTTACGTGAGCAACAACGGACCGGCCGTGAACGACGTCACGCTGCGCGACCTCCTCGACCCCGCCTTCGAGTACGAGCCGGGGTCCCTACGGGTGACGATGGCGCCGTCGAACTGCCTCGGTGCCAACTGTACCGCTGCGGAGGAGGCCACGATGTACGCGCTCTCAGCCGCGGCGCCGTCCAGCTCGGACGGAATCGACGGCGACGTGGCTGCATTCAGCGCCGGCACGGTTCACGCCGGCAACCAGAATGTCGCGAACGCGCGGCTGGATGTTCCCGCCAATCGAGCCTGCGTGCTTCTGTTTACGGTGCATGCGCGGTAG
- a CDS encoding PKD domain-containing protein produces the protein MRRGTHVVLLVALLALSGARPLAAQCFQGELATCGAECSAWQLVSGAVAPGFTHGLRFRAGGGCQLTFSFCQPNATAAFATTISVWDSTCTEELASAGATCDTLSELSWAAPYPGAFVVKVGTQGEIGGSYTLAYRCECSPTVFSYVVGGAAYQGFSTQFDGTASFSYFGDISSYDWTFGDGGQGSGPTTSHVYSQEGTYFGQLEVTDPCGNTAIGPFEVNVRDCDANPPMPPLVRRGDERRTAAGPPPPRQFGLDIRATLSPGPEVIGAQSMAVDTLGNVHLAYGVERFPPYFGTSEASIYHRVWSATTQAWLPETLAVFIPPTTRQIAVAVAADSLFNLHVVWSQLDVNDDRQIFYVRRDTSGNWSAPFLIRAIPDQLSSAPVIAADLRGNVHVAWAEGDLSHSNVFQTTWSATTQSWNASPQQLTNLTSGRTTDVSVTIEEVRSPAVGIAHFGWTQFGSEGEGVAHRMVMIKPSGQSQTQASTDFIPAFSPCGLAIGSSNAGLHLLFDTCFDGRPPSAIRAGGGPQHYVGVTTPGPPNGWPTFSLAPESIPSGLKGGIVSTLATDRFGDLHAITGRGSDLTYHAQWSAKDSLWMNGDPVRDVASGFILTTGLAVDHEHRAHAVWLDHRAPDSPCSGELYHDLGICTPPQLPESLRVTNVGTGHQLQLEWQPGPDSTASASRYIIYRALAREAVYDSVADVAGPSWLDPDFLIRGASYTYRILPYNLCGERGDTTAAAVGIPRFPLVMVHGCCLAGFNTFATMNQYLTTFGPEAYAPQDVSRVEYDSWGHLIDGAGRLSAFVDSLTQWYGSTYGVAADTVDIVAHSMGGLVSRIFVQGEGRRVGTLVTLGSPHAGTSLNILLAAQLLSLLAQRTLALPLFEMSYPYMRLVNNWLKDTPHTGTPWTQCSPPSYRLGAGLFPNLDPFMLPNVSDGLVPLFSALYPHGCQQQLFAGVFHPNLPDDLTNVAPWVRDRLLEDSLGTGGFTQTFAPGVESDSSAIADSLPLRPVALIEGHSLQQGEAVSDTVALDEMATAWFGTFHFEGAATLTLRDPSGQIIDPAYAAGDPQIDYLELPGDEGTWQSYRVTTPAAGAWSITTTATTLPGASAAFVNFCTVESPVRADLVLPARVLLPGETLSLVVVAKSGTQALPDCTVAAQVVAPNSSATLVPLFDDGAHGDGAAGDGIYGSTALSLPMDGDYAVQATVAGTVAPTGAFTRRSNGVIMVGDRVPPAIGLQSPIGGERYRTNSAQLIQWNAADDTGIDSLRVELSMDDGATYARVGSAPGTDSTFAWMTPDSNTVRARIRVTAFDALQQTAFDVSPASFTISDAVDAPVQGMSHARPALTGVFPNPFRASTTLEFSLPQRAHVRLTVHDVAGRRVRTVVDEVRGPGRHRMDWKGDSDSGRRISSGVYFVQLDVGATRVARKLLLVK, from the coding sequence ATGCGCCGCGGTACCCACGTCGTGCTCCTCGTAGCATTGCTCGCACTGTCGGGCGCGCGCCCGCTCGCTGCGCAGTGTTTCCAGGGCGAGCTCGCCACGTGCGGAGCGGAGTGCAGTGCCTGGCAACTCGTGAGTGGTGCCGTTGCACCCGGCTTCACTCACGGGCTGCGCTTTCGCGCCGGCGGCGGCTGCCAGCTGACGTTCTCCTTCTGTCAGCCAAACGCGACGGCGGCATTCGCCACCACGATCTCGGTGTGGGACTCGACCTGCACCGAGGAGCTTGCCTCGGCCGGCGCGACGTGCGACACGCTCTCCGAGCTGAGCTGGGCTGCGCCCTACCCGGGAGCGTTCGTGGTCAAGGTGGGCACTCAGGGTGAAATCGGCGGCAGCTACACGCTGGCCTATCGGTGCGAGTGTTCCCCGACGGTGTTCAGCTATGTCGTGGGTGGAGCCGCGTACCAGGGATTCTCCACGCAGTTCGACGGCACTGCTTCCTTCAGCTACTTCGGCGACATCAGCTCCTACGACTGGACCTTCGGTGACGGCGGCCAGGGCTCAGGTCCCACGACCTCGCACGTCTACTCGCAGGAAGGCACCTACTTCGGTCAGCTCGAGGTCACGGACCCATGCGGCAATACAGCGATTGGACCTTTTGAAGTAAACGTTCGCGACTGCGACGCCAATCCGCCGATGCCGCCGCTCGTGAGGCGAGGCGACGAGCGGCGGACGGCCGCGGGTCCGCCGCCCCCGCGCCAATTCGGTCTCGACATTCGTGCGACACTCTCGCCTGGCCCCGAAGTGATCGGCGCTCAGTCCATGGCGGTCGACACACTGGGCAACGTTCACCTCGCCTACGGAGTGGAGCGCTTTCCTCCGTATTTTGGGACCTCCGAAGCCTCGATCTACCACCGAGTGTGGAGCGCGACCACGCAGGCGTGGTTGCCGGAGACGCTCGCAGTGTTCATTCCGCCGACCACCCGGCAGATCGCCGTGGCGGTCGCCGCCGACTCGCTCTTCAACCTGCACGTCGTGTGGTCGCAGCTCGACGTGAACGATGACCGGCAGATCTTCTACGTCCGTCGCGACACTTCAGGAAACTGGAGTGCTCCGTTCCTGATTCGGGCGATTCCCGATCAGTTGTCGAGCGCTCCGGTCATTGCAGCAGACTTGCGCGGAAACGTGCATGTGGCATGGGCCGAAGGCGACCTCAGCCACAGCAATGTGTTCCAGACGACGTGGAGCGCCACCACGCAGAGCTGGAACGCGAGCCCGCAGCAGCTCACGAATCTCACCAGCGGTCGCACGACGGATGTCTCGGTGACGATCGAGGAAGTCCGGTCGCCCGCGGTCGGTATTGCGCACTTCGGCTGGACCCAGTTCGGGAGCGAAGGCGAAGGAGTCGCGCATCGCATGGTGATGATCAAACCCTCGGGGCAGTCGCAGACACAAGCCAGCACCGACTTCATCCCGGCATTCTCGCCGTGCGGGCTGGCGATCGGCAGTTCGAATGCCGGGCTGCATCTGCTCTTCGACACCTGCTTCGACGGCCGCCCGCCGTCCGCGATCCGTGCGGGCGGCGGTCCACAGCACTATGTCGGCGTGACGACTCCAGGCCCTCCGAACGGCTGGCCGACGTTTTCGCTCGCGCCCGAAAGCATTCCCTCCGGGCTCAAGGGCGGGATCGTTTCGACCCTCGCGACCGACCGATTCGGTGACCTTCATGCAATCACCGGCCGAGGATCGGATCTCACCTATCACGCCCAGTGGAGCGCCAAAGACTCGCTGTGGATGAATGGCGATCCAGTGCGGGATGTGGCGTCGGGATTCATCCTCACGACCGGGCTTGCAGTGGACCACGAGCATCGCGCGCATGCGGTGTGGCTCGATCATCGTGCGCCCGACTCGCCGTGCAGCGGCGAGCTGTACCACGACCTTGGCATCTGCACGCCGCCGCAGCTTCCCGAGTCGCTCAGGGTGACGAACGTTGGAACCGGGCACCAGCTGCAGCTCGAGTGGCAGCCCGGCCCGGACTCGACGGCCTCGGCCAGTCGCTACATCATTTATCGGGCGCTGGCTCGCGAGGCCGTCTACGACTCGGTAGCCGACGTGGCGGGCCCGTCGTGGCTCGACCCTGACTTCCTGATCCGCGGAGCGAGCTACACCTATCGAATCCTGCCCTACAACCTGTGCGGTGAGCGCGGTGACACGACCGCGGCCGCGGTGGGAATTCCGCGCTTTCCGCTCGTCATGGTCCACGGTTGCTGCCTGGCTGGGTTCAACACGTTTGCCACGATGAATCAGTACCTCACGACGTTCGGGCCCGAGGCGTACGCGCCGCAGGACGTCTCGCGGGTCGAGTACGACAGCTGGGGGCACCTGATCGATGGCGCGGGTCGCTTGTCGGCGTTCGTGGACTCGCTGACCCAATGGTATGGCTCGACGTACGGCGTCGCGGCCGACACGGTCGACATCGTGGCCCACAGCATGGGCGGACTCGTTTCGCGCATCTTCGTGCAGGGAGAGGGACGCCGCGTGGGCACGCTCGTCACGTTGGGCAGTCCGCACGCGGGGACGTCGCTCAACATTCTGCTCGCCGCACAGCTCTTGAGTCTCCTTGCGCAGCGAACGCTCGCCTTGCCGCTGTTCGAGATGTCGTATCCGTACATGCGACTCGTGAACAACTGGCTCAAGGACACTCCGCACACCGGCACTCCCTGGACCCAGTGCTCGCCTCCGAGCTACCGCCTAGGCGCCGGGCTCTTCCCGAACCTCGACCCCTTCATGCTTCCAAACGTGAGCGACGGCCTCGTGCCCTTGTTTTCGGCGCTGTATCCGCACGGCTGCCAGCAGCAACTCTTCGCAGGGGTCTTTCATCCCAATCTTCCCGATGACCTCACGAACGTCGCGCCGTGGGTGAGAGATCGGCTACTCGAGGATTCGCTCGGCACCGGTGGCTTCACCCAGACGTTCGCTCCCGGAGTCGAATCCGACTCCTCGGCGATCGCCGACTCGCTGCCGCTGCGCCCGGTCGCGCTGATCGAAGGCCACAGCCTGCAGCAGGGCGAAGCGGTCTCGGATACGGTCGCGCTCGATGAGATGGCAACGGCCTGGTTCGGGACGTTTCATTTCGAGGGGGCGGCCACGCTCACGCTGCGCGACCCCTCGGGGCAGATCATCGATCCTGCATACGCCGCCGGCGATCCTCAGATCGACTATCTCGAGTTGCCCGGCGATGAAGGGACGTGGCAAAGCTATCGAGTGACGACGCCCGCTGCGGGCGCATGGAGCATCACCACGACGGCGACGACCCTTCCGGGCGCGAGCGCCGCGTTCGTCAACTTCTGCACGGTTGAGTCACCGGTTCGTGCGGACCTCGTTCTACCCGCACGCGTGCTGCTGCCGGGCGAAACGCTTTCGCTCGTCGTCGTCGCGAAGTCGGGCACTCAAGCGCTCCCGGACTGCACCGTGGCTGCGCAGGTCGTCGCACCCAATTCGAGTGCAACCCTCGTCCCTCTGTTCGACGACGGAGCGCACGGCGATGGCGCGGCCGGCGACGGAATCTACGGAAGCACCGCCCTGTCCCTGCCGATGGACGGCGACTATGCGGTGCAGGCAACGGTGGCAGGCACGGTCGCGCCGACTGGCGCGTTCACGCGCCGGTCGAATGGCGTGATCATGGTGGGAGATCGCGTGCCGCCGGCGATCGGCCTGCAGTCGCCGATCGGCGGCGAGCGCTACCGGACGAATTCCGCGCAGCTGATCCAGTGGAACGCCGCGGACGACACCGGCATCGACTCGCTACGCGTCGAGTTGTCGATGGACGATGGCGCAACGTACGCGCGCGTCGGTTCTGCGCCGGGCACGGACTCCACCTTTGCCTGGATGACACCCGACTCGAACACGGTTCGCGCTCGCATTCGCGTGACCGCCTTCGACGCCTTGCAGCAGACTGCGTTCGATGTGAGCCCCGCGAGTTTCACGATCTCGGACGCCGTCGACGCGCCGGTTCAAGGGATGTCCCATGCGCGGCCGGCACTCACCGGAGTGTTCCCCAACCCGTTCCGGGCCAGCACGACGCTCGAGTTCAGCCTGCCGCAGCGGGCGCACGTTCGGCTGACCGTCCACGATGTAGCCGGTCGCCGAGTGAGGACGGTGGTTGACGAAGTCCGCGGCCCGGGGCGCCATCGGATGGACTGGAAGGGCGACTCCGATTCAGGCCGGCGAATCAGCTCGGGCGTCTATTTCGTGCAACTCGATGTCGGCGCGACGCGCGTGGCGCGCAAGCTGTTGCTGGTCAAATGA
- the sufB gene encoding Fe-S cluster assembly protein SufB, with protein sequence MSTSPELDVREGYAEKYGFHDTEQSVFKSRKGLDAEIVAQISDMKGEPKWMRDYRLKAYEIFQQKPLPMWGGDVAAINFQDIYYYVKPTEKEAKTWEDVPADMKRTFDKLGIPEAEQKFLSGVGAQYDSEVVYHKIQEKLEKQGVIFLSCDHGLRDHEELFKKYFGTIIPSTDNKFAALNSAVWSGGSFIYVPKGVHVDVPLQAYFRINTKDMGQFERTLIIVDEGAYVHYVEGCTAPISSSDSLHSAVVEIIVHKNARCRYTTIQNWSNNVYNLVTKRAVAYENATMEWVDGNLGSKLTMKYPAVYMMEPGAHGEILSIAFAGKGQHQDAGGKCVHVAPRTTSKVISKSISKDGGRAGYRGLVKVQKGAFDSKSTVNCDALILDEHSRSDTYPYMEIEEDRVTIGHEATVSKIGDDQIFYLMSRGIPQEEAGAMIVSGFIEPIVKELPMEYAVEMNRLIQLQMEGSVG encoded by the coding sequence ATGAGCACCTCTCCCGAACTCGACGTCCGCGAAGGTTACGCGGAGAAGTACGGATTCCACGACACCGAGCAGTCGGTGTTTAAGAGCCGCAAGGGACTCGACGCCGAAATCGTGGCGCAGATCTCGGACATGAAGGGCGAGCCCAAGTGGATGCGCGACTACCGGCTCAAGGCCTACGAGATCTTCCAACAGAAGCCGTTGCCCATGTGGGGCGGTGATGTCGCCGCGATCAACTTCCAGGATATCTACTACTACGTGAAGCCGACCGAAAAGGAAGCGAAGACCTGGGAAGACGTGCCGGCCGACATGAAGCGCACGTTCGACAAGCTCGGGATCCCCGAGGCCGAGCAGAAGTTCCTGTCCGGCGTGGGTGCGCAGTACGACTCCGAGGTCGTGTACCACAAGATCCAGGAGAAGCTCGAGAAGCAGGGCGTGATCTTCTTGTCGTGTGATCACGGGCTGCGCGACCACGAGGAACTGTTCAAGAAGTACTTCGGCACCATCATTCCTTCGACCGACAACAAGTTCGCGGCGCTCAACTCGGCGGTATGGTCGGGCGGTTCATTCATCTACGTGCCGAAGGGCGTGCACGTGGACGTGCCGCTGCAGGCCTACTTCCGCATCAACACGAAGGACATGGGCCAGTTCGAGCGCACGCTCATCATCGTGGACGAGGGCGCCTACGTTCACTACGTCGAGGGCTGCACCGCGCCGATCTCGTCGAGCGATTCGCTGCACTCGGCGGTGGTCGAGATCATCGTGCACAAGAACGCGCGATGCCGTTACACCACCATCCAGAACTGGTCGAACAACGTCTACAACCTCGTCACCAAGCGCGCGGTCGCCTATGAGAACGCGACCATGGAGTGGGTCGACGGGAATCTGGGCTCCAAGCTCACGATGAAGTACCCGGCGGTCTACATGATGGAGCCGGGGGCTCACGGAGAAATCCTCTCGATCGCTTTCGCCGGCAAGGGTCAGCACCAGGACGCGGGTGGCAAGTGTGTGCACGTCGCTCCACGCACGACGAGCAAGGTGATCTCCAAGTCGATCAGCAAAGACGGCGGGCGCGCCGGCTACCGCGGACTCGTGAAGGTGCAGAAGGGTGCCTTCGACTCGAAGAGCACCGTCAACTGCGACGCCCTGATCCTCGACGAGCACTCGCGCTCCGACACCTACCCGTACATGGAGATCGAAGAGGATCGCGTCACGATCGGTCACGAGGCGACGGTGTCGAAGATCGGCGACGACCAGATCTTCTATCTCATGAGCCGCGGCATTCCTCAGGAAGAAGCGGGCGCCATGATCGTGTCGGGCTTCATCGAGCCGATCGTCAAGGAGCTGCCGATGGAGTACGCGGTCGAGATGAACCGACTGATCCAGCTCCAGATGGAGGGCTCGGTCGGATGA
- a CDS encoding iron-sulfur cluster assembly accessory protein — translation MITMTEAAKGKVKDLLTQRGTPEGGLRIGVRGGGCSGNSYFMEFCEAESPGDEIFDTGGVKLFVDLKSAVLLTGTEIDFVQGLMGAGFKFNNPNVRHSCACGDSFSA, via the coding sequence ATGATCACGATGACCGAGGCGGCGAAGGGCAAGGTGAAGGATCTGCTCACGCAGCGCGGCACTCCCGAGGGCGGCCTTCGCATCGGCGTGCGCGGCGGCGGCTGTTCGGGCAACTCTTATTTCATGGAGTTCTGTGAAGCCGAAAGCCCGGGCGATGAAATCTTCGACACCGGCGGCGTGAAGCTGTTCGTGGACCTCAAGAGCGCGGTCCTGCTGACCGGCACCGAGATCGATTTCGTCCAGGGCCTGATGGGCGCTGGATTCAAGTTCAACAATCCAAACGTGAGACATAGCTGCGCCTGCGGCGATAGTTTCTCCGCCTAG
- the sufC gene encoding Fe-S cluster assembly ATPase SufC, whose translation MSTTPELQVKDLHVAVEGKEILKGLSLEVRKGEIHALMGPNGSGKSTLANTLMGHPRYEVTDGNILFRGESVLEMEADERSRAGLFMAFQYPVAIPGVTVANFLRAALNARLQAPEADANGRMPHKKGIPPREFRALLKQQMEVLKMDESFAGRYLNDGFSGGEKKRAEILQMALLKPTIAIMDETDSGLDIDALRVVSDGVNALAGPEIGVIVITHYNRILNYIKPDQVHVMKEGRILMTGGPELAVELETRGYDWVQAPKEMATR comes from the coding sequence ATGAGCACCACCCCAGAACTGCAGGTGAAAGACCTCCACGTGGCCGTGGAAGGCAAGGAGATCCTCAAGGGCCTCTCGCTCGAGGTGCGCAAGGGAGAGATTCACGCGCTCATGGGCCCGAACGGTTCCGGCAAGAGCACGCTAGCGAACACGCTCATGGGCCACCCGCGCTACGAAGTGACGGACGGCAACATCCTGTTCCGGGGCGAGAGCGTGCTCGAGATGGAAGCCGACGAGCGTTCGCGCGCCGGGCTGTTCATGGCGTTCCAGTACCCGGTCGCGATTCCCGGCGTGACGGTGGCGAACTTCTTGCGCGCCGCGCTCAACGCCCGGCTTCAGGCGCCGGAGGCCGACGCGAATGGCCGCATGCCGCACAAGAAGGGCATTCCGCCGCGTGAGTTCCGCGCCCTGCTCAAGCAGCAGATGGAAGTGCTCAAGATGGATGAGAGCTTTGCGGGCCGCTACCTGAACGACGGGTTCTCCGGCGGCGAGAAGAAGCGCGCCGAAATTCTGCAAATGGCGCTGCTCAAGCCCACGATCGCGATCATGGACGAGACCGACTCGGGGCTCGACATCGACGCGCTGCGGGTGGTGAGCGACGGCGTCAATGCGCTCGCCGGGCCTGAGATCGGCGTGATCGTGATCACGCACTACAACCGCATCCTCAACTACATCAAGCCCGACCAGGTGCACGTGATGAAGGAGGGCCGCATCCTGATGACCGGCGGCCCCGAGCTCGCGGTCGAACTGGAAACCCGCGGCTACGACTGGGTTCAGGCCCCGAAGGAGATGGCCACCCGATGA
- a CDS encoding MerR family transcriptional regulator: MRAKTDRIRVGDLARETGKTVRAIHLYEEMGLLTPVTRTSGGFRLYDRSAIDRVKWMDMLHGLGFSLQEMRDVLREWWQADLGPDAMKRLREVFEERLIATRETIKRQRELEHELLAGLAYLETCNQCGTNESAVGCVHCELDHGVAREPVLVAGFKSAPERGSGARSNRSSFVPLAEIAGSEVKSMDAPARGPRSRA; this comes from the coding sequence ATGAGAGCGAAGACCGATCGGATCCGTGTCGGCGATCTGGCACGCGAGACCGGCAAGACCGTGCGGGCGATCCACCTCTATGAAGAGATGGGCCTGCTCACGCCGGTCACACGCACCAGCGGCGGCTTCCGCCTCTACGATCGCTCCGCGATCGATCGCGTCAAGTGGATGGACATGCTGCACGGTCTGGGATTCTCGCTTCAGGAAATGCGAGATGTCTTGCGCGAGTGGTGGCAGGCGGATCTCGGTCCCGACGCCATGAAGCGCCTGCGCGAGGTGTTCGAGGAGCGGCTCATCGCGACGCGCGAGACGATCAAACGGCAGCGCGAACTCGAGCACGAACTGCTCGCGGGGCTCGCGTATCTCGAGACCTGCAATCAGTGCGGCACCAACGAATCGGCGGTGGGATGCGTGCACTGCGAGCTGGATCACGGCGTTGCCCGCGAACCGGTGCTGGTCGCCGGTTTCAAGTCGGCGCCCGAGCGCGGATCGGGGGCGCGTTCGAATCGCAGCTCATTCGTGCCGCTCGCCGAGATCGCGGGATCCGAAGTGAAGTCGATGGACGCGCCCGCCCGTGGACCCCGGTCCCGGGCATGA